DNA sequence from the Hippoglossus stenolepis isolate QCI-W04-F060 chromosome 17, HSTE1.2, whole genome shotgun sequence genome:
aaaatcctccctTTATTCTCTTTTCTCCAAGGAGCACCTGGGAGCCAAAGCTGTGAGCAGTCATGTGGCCTGTCCTGTGGACTGCGATGCGGACCTACGCTCCCTACGTCACCTTTCCGGTCGCACTTGTGGTCGGAGCCGTGGGCTACCACCTGGAGTGGTTCATCAGAGGGACCCCGAAAACTCGGGTGGATGAGAAGGGCATCCAGGAGCTGAGGGAcgagaggaagctggaggaacaAGTGGGCATGGACAGCACGCAGGTGCTTAGCCTGAAAGACAAACTGGAGTTTACACCCAAAGCTGCTCTGAACAGGAACCGATCAGAAAAGAGCTAACCGTCTGTCACTGGCGTTAGAGACTCGTGTTTGTCCCGTCTCACAGCGGGAGGATGGTGTACTGGAGgtgaagcagagggagaaaacaccttttttttctcgTCAACTCAGACATTCTTCATCACTCACGGCCACCAAGATTCTTCAGGTCGCTTTTTGTCCATTTCAGAGACTTTCTAGAAGCagcagggtaaaaaaaaaaggagtcaAATACACCATATATGTGCTGTATGTGATTTTCTGACCTTCCACTTAATGTTGCACATACGTGTTTGTGCATTAATCAGTAGCTAAAGCAAGTCTCTGTAATTAAAACACCTTAAATACTGGAACCTTTGGGTGTTCAGGCTTTGAACTGAATTAAGGTTTGTCCACTGGCCTGAAGAAAACGTtatacattgttttatttaaatctacCTGTGCCACTGACATACATGTTGTGGCTTGTTACCGAATCTCACGCATTTAATTTCTCCATTTTCATGTTCCGAAGCTgcc
Encoded proteins:
- the smim12 gene encoding small integral membrane protein 12, coding for MWPVLWTAMRTYAPYVTFPVALVVGAVGYHLEWFIRGTPKTRVDEKGIQELRDERKLEEQVGMDSTQVLSLKDKLEFTPKAALNRNRSEKS